One genomic segment of Nocardioides cavernaquae includes these proteins:
- a CDS encoding YgfZ/GcvT domain-containing protein — protein MNEHPQQPSPLLSLPGAVAGDGIDAPVAGHYGSFNTEQRALVAGHGFVDLSHRDVVRLAGPDRLTWLHSLTSQHFLDLAPQQWTSALILSPQGHVEHAFTGVDDGADGESFTLHTEPGAGAALIAWLERMKFMTRVEITDATPELATMWRPVGSGGGPGKYEFIPRDRLAAYAEAAGPAAGLWAFEALRIERGEPRLGIDTDHRTIPNEVGWIGGPMDAVHLDKGCYRGQETVARVHTLGRPPRRLTLLHLDGSENRLPKQGAELLLDGKAVGVIGSSARHHELGPIALALVKRNVAVDAQLDADGMPASQEVIVDPEVGMHIRPNLR, from the coding sequence GTGAACGAGCACCCGCAGCAGCCCAGTCCGCTCCTGTCCCTTCCCGGAGCAGTGGCGGGCGACGGCATCGATGCGCCGGTGGCCGGTCACTACGGGTCGTTCAACACCGAGCAGCGGGCGCTGGTCGCGGGGCACGGCTTCGTGGACCTGTCCCACCGCGACGTCGTGCGCCTCGCCGGCCCCGACCGGTTGACCTGGCTGCACTCGCTGACCAGCCAGCACTTCCTCGACCTCGCGCCACAGCAGTGGACCAGTGCGCTGATCCTCAGCCCCCAGGGGCACGTCGAGCACGCCTTCACGGGCGTCGACGACGGTGCTGACGGGGAGTCCTTCACCTTGCACACCGAGCCCGGTGCCGGCGCTGCCCTGATCGCGTGGCTCGAGCGGATGAAGTTCATGACCCGCGTCGAGATCACCGACGCCACCCCCGAGCTCGCCACCATGTGGCGCCCGGTCGGCAGCGGTGGCGGCCCGGGGAAGTACGAGTTCATCCCGCGCGACCGGCTCGCGGCGTACGCCGAGGCGGCCGGGCCCGCTGCCGGGCTCTGGGCCTTCGAGGCCCTCCGCATCGAGCGCGGCGAGCCGCGCCTTGGCATCGACACCGATCACCGCACGATCCCCAACGAGGTCGGCTGGATCGGCGGACCGATGGACGCGGTGCACCTCGACAAGGGCTGCTACCGCGGCCAGGAGACCGTCGCCCGCGTGCACACCCTTGGCCGGCCCCCGCGCCGGCTCACGCTGCTGCACCTCGACGGCTCGGAGAACAGGCTGCCCAAGCAGGGCGCCGAGCTCCTTCTCGACGGCAAGGCCGTCGGCGTCATCGGCAGCTCCGCTCGCCACCACGAGCTCGGTCCGATCGCCCTTGCGCTGGTCAAGCGCAACGTCGCCGTCGATGCCCAGCTCGACGCCGACGGCATGCCGGCTTCCCAGGAGGTCATCGTCGACCCCGAGGTCGGCATGCACATCCGCCCCAACCTGCGCTGA
- a CDS encoding Fur family transcriptional regulator, translating to MGETHDHEPSADSGDPSTLDLSAKLRDSGKRLTPQRRLILDAVGVLGHATPDEVLAEARKAQATLSISTVYRNLEVLEELGLVRHAHLSDRAPTYHSVGDHEHFHLVCRSCHRVISVGTETLVPLLAQLDADHGFVPDVGHLTVFGTCADCR from the coding sequence GTGGGCGAGACGCACGATCACGAACCGTCAGCAGATTCCGGCGACCCGTCCACACTGGACCTGAGCGCGAAGCTCCGCGACAGCGGGAAGCGGCTGACCCCGCAACGGCGGCTGATCCTCGACGCCGTCGGGGTCCTCGGTCACGCAACGCCTGACGAGGTGCTGGCGGAGGCCCGCAAGGCGCAGGCGACGCTCAGCATCTCCACCGTCTATCGCAACCTCGAGGTGCTCGAGGAGCTCGGCCTGGTGCGGCACGCCCACCTCAGCGACCGCGCCCCGACGTACCACTCGGTGGGGGACCACGAGCACTTCCACCTGGTCTGCCGCTCGTGCCACCGCGTGATCTCGGTGGGCACCGAGACGCTGGTGCCGCTGCTCGCGCAGCTCGACGCCGATCACGGCTTCGTGCCGGACGTGGGCCACCTGACGGTCTTCGGCACCTGCGCCGACTGTCGCTGA
- a CDS encoding FABP family protein, with protein sequence MAFEIPENLHPDMGPVAWMLGTWRGNGHGAYPTIDSFEYGQELIFAQDGRPFFHYMARSWIIDPETGEKVRDAAIETGFLRCKQDGKGTGTIELVMTHNTGIVEIWVGTAEGGKLEIVTDAVGRTETAKEYTAGKRLYGNVEGDLLYAFDMAAMGQPLQSHLWARLQRA encoded by the coding sequence ATGGCGTTCGAGATCCCCGAGAACCTGCACCCTGACATGGGCCCCGTGGCCTGGATGCTCGGCACCTGGCGCGGCAACGGCCATGGTGCGTATCCGACGATCGACAGCTTCGAGTACGGCCAGGAGCTGATCTTCGCTCAGGACGGGCGACCGTTCTTCCACTACATGGCGCGCAGCTGGATCATCGACCCGGAGACGGGCGAGAAGGTCCGCGACGCGGCGATCGAGACCGGCTTCCTGCGCTGCAAGCAGGACGGCAAGGGCACCGGCACGATCGAGCTCGTGATGACGCACAACACCGGCATCGTCGAGATCTGGGTGGGCACGGCCGAGGGCGGCAAGCTCGAGATCGTCACGGACGCGGTGGGCCGCACGGAGACCGCCAAGGAATACACCGCCGGCAAGCGGCTCTACGGCAACGTCGAGGGCGACCTGCTCTACGCGTTCGACATGGCCGCGATGGGGCAGCCGCTCCAGTCGCACCTGTGGGCGCGCCTCCAGCGCGCCTGA
- a CDS encoding DsrE family protein, protein MRSLRIKVTCGAEDPERCNQAFTVAAMAVASGADVGLWLTGEAAWFGVAGRAEEFSLPLAAPLADLRDAVLAGGQLTVCTQCADRRGITAADVLPGVRIAGAAVFTEEILGDGVQALVY, encoded by the coding sequence ATGCGCAGTCTGCGAATCAAGGTCACCTGTGGCGCCGAGGACCCGGAGCGCTGCAACCAGGCGTTCACGGTGGCCGCGATGGCGGTCGCTTCGGGAGCCGATGTCGGGCTCTGGCTGACCGGCGAGGCCGCGTGGTTCGGCGTCGCTGGCCGTGCGGAGGAGTTCAGCCTCCCCCTCGCCGCCCCGCTGGCCGACCTTCGCGACGCCGTGCTCGCCGGCGGACAGCTCACGGTCTGCACCCAGTGCGCAGACCGGCGCGGCATCACGGCCGCCGACGTGCTTCCCGGCGTACGCATTGCCGGCGCAGCCGTCTTCACCGAGGAGATCCTCGGCGACGGCGTCCAGGCCCTCGTCTACTGA
- a CDS encoding DUF4012 domain-containing protein, producing the protein MRKRTRWIVLAVVVVLLAVGGYAAWRALQVKDELGGAVDAASELRSALQSGDDKAADDALASLRAHAAAADEGTSGPTWSVLTRLPFVGDDAHAVRVISAVAFDLSGDGVAPLVDAGALDLEGFAPKDGRIDLTRIDKLSAPISTSAEAFAVAEKRLSAVDADGLVGPLASRWKQAMGDVRDAADGLEAGRVTARVLPAMLGADGPRKQLLVFQTNAEPRAPGGMPGSLATIDVRNGRLELARQRSASSFGELDTPVLPITKDEETRFGPQLGTFVMDAAFTPHFPREAELIAARWTQEYDEELDGVVAIDPVALGYLMEATGPIKVGNVELTSENVAEELLHGAYLRTPDPKLQDLWFESVAGSVFQRISDGPVDGERLVRELARGVDEGRIYVSSFHDEEQAELAGTKVAGEVPSSTQAAPQAGVYLNDSTASKMGWFLDYDVTVKSSCDGGKRRGLVATMDISSSLKPGTKLPEAVTGPGIFGTAKGEHLVSVELFGPQGGTLGRIKFDGEDQANAEFSSYLNHPTTSVAVFLGAGAKHQITWTMNTDSAASDQPVVVRVSAGVHPEDKSVVAPAC; encoded by the coding sequence ATGCGGAAGCGGACCCGTTGGATCGTTCTTGCGGTGGTCGTGGTGCTGCTCGCCGTCGGCGGGTACGCCGCGTGGCGCGCGCTCCAGGTCAAGGACGAGCTCGGCGGGGCGGTCGATGCCGCCTCGGAGCTGAGGTCCGCGCTCCAGTCGGGCGATGACAAGGCTGCCGACGATGCGCTCGCATCCCTCCGCGCCCACGCCGCCGCTGCGGACGAGGGCACGAGCGGCCCGACCTGGTCCGTGCTCACCCGCCTGCCGTTCGTCGGGGACGACGCGCACGCGGTCCGGGTGATCAGCGCGGTCGCGTTCGACCTGTCCGGCGACGGTGTCGCGCCCCTGGTCGATGCCGGAGCGCTGGACCTCGAGGGGTTCGCTCCGAAGGACGGGCGGATCGACCTCACCCGGATCGACAAGCTCTCCGCTCCGATCTCCACGTCCGCGGAAGCCTTTGCCGTCGCCGAGAAGCGGCTCTCCGCGGTCGACGCCGACGGGCTCGTCGGCCCGCTCGCGTCGCGGTGGAAGCAGGCCATGGGCGATGTCCGCGATGCCGCCGACGGTCTCGAGGCCGGCCGGGTGACCGCTCGCGTCCTGCCCGCGATGCTGGGCGCCGACGGTCCGCGCAAGCAGCTCCTCGTCTTCCAGACCAACGCCGAGCCGCGCGCCCCGGGTGGCATGCCCGGCAGCCTGGCCACCATCGACGTCCGCAACGGTCGCCTCGAGCTGGCGCGCCAGCGATCGGCGAGCAGCTTCGGCGAGCTGGATACCCCGGTCCTGCCGATCACCAAGGACGAGGAGACGCGCTTCGGACCGCAGCTCGGCACCTTCGTGATGGACGCGGCGTTCACCCCCCACTTCCCGAGGGAGGCGGAGCTGATCGCAGCCCGCTGGACCCAGGAGTACGACGAGGAGCTGGACGGCGTCGTGGCCATCGACCCGGTCGCGCTCGGCTACCTGATGGAGGCGACCGGCCCGATCAAGGTCGGCAACGTCGAGCTGACCTCCGAGAACGTGGCCGAGGAGCTCCTGCACGGCGCCTACCTGCGCACGCCCGACCCCAAGCTGCAGGACCTCTGGTTCGAGTCAGTCGCCGGCAGCGTGTTCCAGCGGATCAGTGACGGTCCGGTCGACGGGGAGAGGCTCGTGCGCGAGCTGGCCCGCGGTGTCGACGAGGGCCGCATCTACGTGTCGTCGTTCCACGACGAGGAGCAGGCCGAGCTGGCGGGCACCAAGGTCGCCGGCGAGGTGCCCTCATCCACCCAGGCGGCTCCGCAGGCCGGTGTCTACCTGAACGATTCGACCGCATCAAAGATGGGCTGGTTCCTCGACTACGACGTGACCGTGAAGTCGTCGTGCGACGGCGGCAAGCGTCGCGGTCTCGTTGCCACGATGGACATCTCCTCCAGCCTCAAGCCGGGCACGAAGCTCCCCGAGGCGGTCACCGGTCCCGGCATCTTCGGCACTGCGAAGGGCGAGCACCTGGTCTCCGTGGAGCTCTTCGGACCGCAGGGCGGCACGCTCGGACGGATCAAGTTCGACGGGGAGGACCAGGCCAATGCGGAGTTCTCCAGCTATCTGAACCACCCGACCACGTCGGTCGCGGTCTTCCTCGGAGCAGGTGCCAAGCACCAGATCACCTGGACCATGAACACCGACAGCGCCGCATCCGACCAGCCCGTCGTCGTCCGCGTGAGTGCTGGCGTTCACCCGGAGGACAAGTCGGTCGTCGCCCCGGCCTGCTGA
- a CDS encoding polysaccharide biosynthesis tyrosine autokinase — MDLRDYLRILRRHWLLIALCFAAALVVSGLVTSRMIPQYSSSSRIFISTNNSSSDQAYQDGLFSTQRVASYADLVTGKDMAADVIEDLGLDMNPTELAANVTAQAVPETVLLTISVTDPDPDLAQLLTRTYGEQLALLVADLETPPGGDGPVLKATTVDSAGLPTAAVSPNWTRNLGLAGVLGLLLGFGLAVLRELLDTSVKSAEDITELAESSVMASIAYDPATVKRPLVSDLGSHEPRAEAFRVLRTNLQFVDVDASSKAYVVTSSVPGEGKSTTALNTAITLAQTGQNILLIDGDLRRPQVANVLGLEPAVGLTTVLVGKIDLAAAVQKHETGLHVLTSGTVPPNPAELLQSQAMASLLTAARSTYDVIVIDAPPLLPVTDAALLASMTDGALLVVRHSRTTRDQLRGAHDRLESVGADTLGVVFNMVPKKGGGAYGYGYGYGYGYAPEPEPAGKRRGAKAVKPPKPEKPAKA, encoded by the coding sequence ATGGACCTGCGCGATTACCTGCGAATTCTCCGTCGGCACTGGCTGCTCATCGCCCTCTGCTTCGCAGCCGCACTGGTCGTCAGTGGTCTAGTCACGTCCCGGATGATTCCCCAGTACTCATCGAGCTCGCGGATCTTCATCTCGACCAACAACTCGTCGTCGGACCAGGCCTACCAGGACGGTCTGTTCTCCACGCAGCGCGTCGCGTCGTACGCCGATCTCGTTACTGGCAAGGACATGGCGGCCGATGTCATCGAGGACCTCGGGCTGGACATGAACCCGACCGAGCTGGCCGCGAACGTCACCGCTCAGGCCGTTCCCGAGACCGTGCTGCTGACCATCTCGGTCACCGACCCCGACCCCGACCTGGCCCAGCTGCTGACGCGCACGTACGGCGAACAGCTGGCGCTCCTGGTCGCGGACCTCGAAACCCCGCCCGGTGGCGACGGGCCCGTGCTGAAGGCGACCACCGTCGACTCCGCAGGCCTGCCGACCGCCGCGGTCAGCCCGAACTGGACCCGCAACCTCGGCCTGGCCGGTGTTCTCGGCCTGCTGCTCGGCTTCGGCCTCGCCGTGCTGCGTGAGCTGCTCGACACCTCGGTGAAGTCCGCCGAGGACATCACCGAGCTGGCCGAGTCCTCGGTCATGGCCTCGATCGCCTACGACCCCGCGACCGTGAAGCGCCCGCTGGTCAGCGACCTCGGCTCCCACGAGCCTCGAGCCGAAGCGTTCCGCGTGCTCCGCACCAACCTCCAGTTCGTCGACGTCGACGCATCGTCGAAGGCCTACGTGGTGACCAGCTCGGTCCCCGGCGAGGGCAAGTCGACCACCGCGCTCAACACGGCCATCACACTCGCGCAGACCGGGCAGAACATCCTGCTCATCGACGGTGACCTCCGTCGCCCCCAGGTCGCCAACGTCCTCGGCCTCGAGCCCGCCGTCGGCCTGACCACCGTGCTGGTCGGCAAGATCGACCTCGCTGCTGCGGTCCAGAAGCACGAGACCGGCCTGCACGTCCTGACCAGCGGCACCGTCCCGCCCAACCCGGCCGAGCTTCTGCAGTCCCAGGCCATGGCCTCGCTGCTCACCGCCGCCCGCTCGACCTACGACGTGATCGTGATCGACGCTCCCCCGCTCCTCCCGGTCACCGATGCCGCCCTGCTGGCCTCGATGACCGACGGCGCCCTGCTGGTGGTCCGGCACTCCCGCACCACCCGCGACCAGCTCCGTGGCGCCCACGACCGCCTCGAGAGCGTCGGTGCCGACACCCTCGGCGTCGTCTTCAACATGGTGCCGAAGAAGGGTGGCGGCGCCTACGGCTACGGCTATGGCTACGGCTACGGCTACGCCCCCGAGCCGGAGCCCGCTGGCAAGCGCCGTGGCGCGAAGGCCGTGAAGCCTCCGAAGCCCGAAAAGCCCGCCAAGGCCTGA
- a CDS encoding type IV toxin-antitoxin system AbiEi family antitoxin domain-containing protein, translated as MPNQRAALVRRQHGLITAQAALDAGLERFEIAELLRSREWAKVRRGVYIDAEQWAGAEKWREQPLIEVRAAHLTLRRPHVFSHDSAALIHGLPLLRDDSRLVHVTRAGVTGSRRRNGIMQHGAAYTDDDVAQVGGLQALGIGRTALDICREHGYGAGLVACDAALRHGVPRSELLEIAGSMHHWPDITAGRAAVADADPGAESAGESMARILVKELQIGDPTTQFPVRRPNGKTAWLDLLVGCHAFEFDGRTKYRNVADGGVARRDAEAVVWEEKEREIDVLAQGLGVSRITWRDFWGAGRVAARTRLRREAELTAQRHGTVPPRELLAYAARMADARRQRLLIATAPDRLILPAR; from the coding sequence ATGCCAAACCAACGCGCAGCACTCGTACGACGCCAGCACGGACTGATCACCGCCCAAGCCGCCCTTGACGCGGGCCTCGAGCGCTTCGAGATCGCCGAGCTCCTCCGCAGTCGGGAGTGGGCGAAGGTGCGCCGGGGCGTCTACATCGATGCCGAGCAGTGGGCCGGCGCCGAGAAGTGGCGGGAGCAGCCCCTCATCGAGGTCCGCGCCGCCCACCTGACCCTGCGGCGCCCACATGTCTTCAGCCACGACTCAGCCGCGCTGATCCACGGCCTCCCGCTGCTTCGCGACGACAGCCGTCTCGTGCACGTCACTCGCGCGGGGGTCACGGGCAGTCGACGGCGCAACGGCATCATGCAGCACGGTGCGGCCTACACCGACGACGACGTCGCACAGGTCGGCGGGCTCCAGGCACTCGGCATCGGACGCACGGCGCTCGACATCTGCCGAGAGCACGGCTACGGCGCGGGCCTGGTCGCCTGCGACGCAGCCTTGCGCCACGGCGTACCCCGCTCGGAGCTGCTCGAGATCGCGGGATCCATGCACCACTGGCCTGACATCACCGCGGGCCGCGCCGCGGTAGCGGATGCAGACCCGGGCGCCGAGAGCGCCGGCGAGAGCATGGCCCGGATCCTCGTCAAGGAGCTGCAGATCGGAGACCCGACAACGCAATTCCCCGTGCGGCGTCCCAACGGCAAGACAGCCTGGCTCGATCTCCTGGTCGGCTGCCACGCCTTTGAGTTCGACGGCCGCACGAAGTATCGCAACGTGGCCGACGGGGGAGTTGCCAGGCGGGACGCCGAGGCAGTCGTGTGGGAGGAGAAGGAGCGGGAGATCGACGTCCTCGCCCAGGGTCTTGGCGTCTCGCGCATCACGTGGCGCGACTTCTGGGGCGCCGGCCGGGTCGCAGCCAGGACACGGCTCCGCCGGGAGGCCGAGCTCACTGCACAGCGCCATGGGACCGTCCCGCCCCGCGAGCTCCTCGCGTACGCCGCCCGCATGGCCGACGCCCGCCGGCAACGGTTGCTGATCGCCACGGCGCCGGACCGCCTGATCTTGCCGGCTCGCTGA
- a CDS encoding sugar transferase, whose product MTNLAERPSALQAERALPLASQLRRVVAAIGVLDLAVLAGAVASAAFITPFIARFFPVIHDETGRLLAAAPAIIAIWLCCLLVRGAYRRRIIGAGHDEFQIMVRATALAAGITFAVGFVTDIHISRPFVVASFAFGLIGLLVERYAVRKVVHSLRKRGSLLTRVIAVCEPGALDELVTTLARLPELGYQVVGTCLPGSGLESDVSLPVPRFGGVDQIVPACEAVAADTVLVGGGGASTSRALRQIGWALEGRHIDLVVVPSLIDVAGPRVHMRHLSGLPLVHIEEPQVRRAGGLAKRGFDVVVASLMLLILSPLMMAIALAVKVSDGGPVLFRQERSGRNGSTFRMTKFRSMVVDADSRINELSDFNDVDDVLFKMRNDPRVTVVGRPLRKWSLDELPQLFDVLRGDMSLVGPRPPLPREVELYPPEMHRRMLVRPGLTGLWQVSGRSDLPFDEAVRMDLYYVDNWSIVSDVIIMLKTARAVLLSHGAY is encoded by the coding sequence GTGACGAATCTCGCGGAGCGACCTAGCGCGCTGCAGGCTGAGCGCGCCCTGCCGCTCGCTTCGCAGTTGCGCCGCGTCGTCGCTGCGATCGGCGTGCTGGACCTCGCGGTTCTCGCCGGAGCCGTCGCATCCGCCGCCTTCATCACGCCGTTCATCGCCCGGTTCTTCCCGGTGATCCATGACGAGACGGGGCGGTTGCTGGCTGCCGCGCCCGCCATCATCGCGATCTGGCTGTGCTGCCTGCTGGTCCGCGGGGCCTACCGACGCCGGATCATCGGCGCCGGGCACGACGAGTTCCAGATCATGGTCCGCGCGACCGCCCTCGCGGCCGGCATCACCTTCGCCGTCGGCTTCGTGACCGACATCCACATCTCGCGCCCCTTCGTGGTGGCCAGCTTCGCGTTCGGCCTGATCGGGCTGCTCGTGGAGCGCTACGCCGTGCGCAAGGTGGTCCACTCGCTCCGCAAGCGCGGCAGCCTGCTCACCCGCGTCATCGCGGTGTGCGAGCCGGGCGCCCTCGACGAGCTCGTCACGACGCTGGCGCGGCTCCCCGAGCTCGGCTACCAGGTCGTCGGCACCTGCCTTCCCGGCTCCGGGCTCGAGTCCGACGTCTCCCTCCCGGTCCCTCGCTTCGGCGGCGTGGACCAGATCGTCCCGGCCTGTGAGGCCGTTGCCGCCGACACCGTGCTGGTGGGCGGCGGTGGGGCCTCGACCTCCCGTGCGCTCCGGCAGATCGGCTGGGCCCTCGAGGGTCGCCACATCGACCTCGTCGTCGTGCCGTCGCTCATCGACGTCGCTGGCCCCCGCGTGCACATGCGCCACCTCAGCGGCCTGCCGCTGGTCCACATCGAAGAGCCCCAGGTACGCCGCGCCGGCGGCCTCGCGAAGCGCGGATTCGACGTCGTGGTCGCCTCGCTGATGCTGCTGATCCTCTCGCCGCTGATGATGGCGATCGCGCTGGCGGTCAAGGTCTCCGACGGTGGCCCCGTGCTCTTCCGCCAGGAGCGGTCGGGGCGCAACGGCTCGACGTTCCGGATGACGAAGTTCCGCTCGATGGTGGTCGACGCCGACAGCCGCATCAACGAGCTGAGCGACTTCAACGACGTCGACGACGTGCTCTTCAAGATGCGCAACGATCCCCGCGTGACCGTGGTGGGGCGCCCCCTCCGCAAGTGGTCGCTCGACGAGCTGCCCCAGCTCTTCGACGTACTCCGTGGCGACATGTCGCTGGTCGGCCCCCGCCCTCCGCTTCCGCGCGAGGTCGAGCTGTACCCGCCGGAGATGCACCGCCGCATGCTCGTCCGCCCGGGCCTGACCGGCCTGTGGCAGGTGTCGGGACGCTCCGACCTGCCGTTCGACGAGGCGGTCCGCATGGATCTCTACTACGTCGACAACTGGTCGATCGTCAGCGACGTCATCATCATGCTGAAGACCGCCCGCGCGGTGCTGCTGTCCCACGGCGCCTACTGA
- a CDS encoding polysaccharide biosynthesis tyrosine autokinase, which produces MDFKELFRTLRRRWKTIVALALIATFGSLALSLTTTPTYESKTKIYVTSDTSTLQDQYAATLYASQRIASYAELANHRVLLQRVVDDLDLDMTASELAEKVKAEVETSTVILQITVTDTSAKRAQEIANAEADQLVEFLQELETPSTSDVSQILPTITDPATFNANPVAPRTVLNTVVALLIGLTLGTAVAVARELLDQTVSSAEDVDKATQVPIMAAIGLDPSVAKDPLLTDLTTFSPRAEAFRLLRTNLQFLDLDHPPRSIVITSSVSGEGKTTAATNLAVALAQAGRRVLLVDGDLRRPRVAALLGLEGSIGLTTVLVGRTKIEESVQKHEASGVFVLASGPTPPNPSEILQAKATHDLLGKLRDTYDMVIIDAPPLLPVADAAILATATDGAIIVTRHGKTTRDQLEGAATRLNTVGARTFGVVLNMVPKRFGQMNYYYYYYAEESQPSGGKRSAGRGKG; this is translated from the coding sequence GTGGACTTCAAGGAACTGTTCCGCACGCTCCGTCGTCGCTGGAAGACCATCGTGGCGCTGGCTCTCATCGCCACGTTCGGGAGTCTCGCCCTTTCGCTGACGACCACGCCCACCTACGAGTCGAAGACGAAGATCTACGTCACGTCCGACACCTCGACGCTGCAGGACCAGTACGCCGCCACGCTCTACGCGAGCCAGCGCATCGCGTCGTACGCCGAGCTGGCCAACCACCGCGTCCTGCTCCAGCGCGTCGTCGACGACCTGGACCTCGACATGACCGCGTCGGAGCTGGCCGAGAAGGTGAAGGCCGAGGTCGAGACGTCGACCGTCATCCTCCAGATCACCGTGACGGACACCTCCGCCAAGCGGGCCCAGGAGATCGCCAACGCCGAGGCCGACCAGCTCGTTGAGTTCCTGCAGGAGCTCGAGACGCCTTCGACCTCCGATGTCTCGCAGATCCTCCCGACGATCACCGACCCTGCGACGTTCAACGCGAACCCCGTTGCGCCCCGCACCGTGCTCAACACCGTCGTCGCCCTGCTGATCGGCCTGACACTCGGCACGGCTGTCGCTGTCGCCCGCGAGCTGCTCGACCAGACCGTCTCCTCGGCCGAGGACGTCGACAAGGCCACGCAGGTCCCGATCATGGCCGCGATCGGCCTGGACCCGTCCGTCGCCAAGGACCCACTCCTGACCGACCTCACGACGTTCTCCCCGCGGGCCGAGGCGTTCCGCCTGCTGCGCACCAACCTGCAGTTCCTCGACCTCGACCACCCGCCGCGGTCCATCGTCATCACGTCGTCCGTGTCGGGCGAGGGCAAGACGACCGCCGCGACCAACCTCGCCGTTGCGCTCGCCCAGGCCGGCCGACGCGTGCTCCTGGTCGACGGTGACCTCCGTCGTCCGCGTGTGGCGGCACTGCTCGGCCTCGAGGGCTCGATCGGCCTCACGACCGTCCTGGTCGGGCGCACGAAGATCGAGGAGAGCGTGCAGAAGCACGAGGCGTCCGGCGTCTTCGTGCTCGCCAGCGGCCCGACCCCGCCGAACCCGTCGGAGATCCTGCAGGCCAAGGCCACCCACGACCTGCTGGGCAAGCTCCGCGACACCTACGACATGGTGATCATCGACGCGCCGCCGCTGCTGCCCGTCGCCGATGCCGCCATCCTCGCGACCGCCACCGACGGCGCGATCATCGTGACCCGCCACGGCAAGACCACCCGCGACCAGCTCGAAGGTGCGGCCACGCGACTGAACACGGTCGGCGCGCGGACCTTCGGCGTCGTGCTCAACATGGTCCCGAAGCGGTTCGGCCAGATGAATTACTACTACTACTACTACGCCGAGGAGTCGCAGCCGAGCGGCGGCAAGCGCTCAGCCGGCCGCGGCAAGGGCTGA
- a CDS encoding O-antigen ligase family protein yields MDTKSILLNIVGAVAALALVALTFVNTIAMLFAVVLAIGLLLVVALGPERLGAFLVLIGVFLTPINAFRPLVSPSFAWSDILLVLGFGLLLPRLLRNRARVPSLFAAGALGVVVMSVASSLVAANAGKSAYLSGFFLAAVVILPLLFSLYSPEHRQLVTLASAFVAGQVLSALVALGEGADASGRYDGLTYHSNYLGVGGVIALTLCPFLHGVATTRLWRTVILGAGALSGASVYLSGSRGCLLAIIAIAIVYPLFERSAVSAYLLFGITIGLVPLLGLIAASVAEGSALGRLLGKDPTASGSNDIRRDKLSDGWHRFLDSPIAGSGFEGNLSYHNIFLQVPIAIGVLGFAAWLVMLCAFISPLFGNSPYRRFGYVALAYLAIGLTEPLLFDRVAWVPMSFVLLAALAPSRGPTEGAESAEVSGSSATPAHPLR; encoded by the coding sequence ATGGACACCAAGAGCATCCTCCTCAACATCGTCGGCGCCGTTGCCGCGCTGGCGCTGGTGGCGCTCACCTTCGTCAACACGATCGCAATGCTTTTCGCGGTGGTGCTGGCGATCGGGCTGCTCCTGGTCGTCGCCCTCGGACCGGAGCGACTCGGCGCCTTCCTGGTGCTGATCGGCGTCTTCCTCACCCCGATCAACGCCTTCCGCCCGCTCGTCTCACCGTCCTTCGCCTGGTCGGACATCCTGCTGGTTCTCGGGTTCGGACTCCTGCTCCCCCGGCTCCTGCGCAACCGCGCCCGCGTCCCGTCGCTCTTCGCGGCAGGTGCGCTCGGCGTGGTGGTCATGTCTGTCGCCTCGTCCCTGGTCGCTGCCAACGCCGGCAAGAGCGCCTACCTGAGCGGCTTCTTCCTGGCCGCGGTCGTCATCCTTCCCCTGCTCTTCAGCCTCTACTCCCCCGAGCACCGGCAGTTGGTGACGCTGGCCTCGGCCTTCGTTGCCGGCCAGGTCTTGAGCGCCTTGGTCGCTCTGGGCGAGGGCGCCGACGCCAGCGGCAGGTACGACGGCCTCACCTACCACTCCAACTACCTGGGGGTCGGCGGCGTCATCGCGCTGACCCTGTGCCCGTTCCTCCACGGTGTCGCCACCACGCGGCTCTGGCGCACGGTGATCCTCGGCGCGGGCGCGCTCTCAGGCGCCTCGGTCTATCTCAGTGGCTCGCGCGGTTGCCTGCTGGCCATCATCGCGATCGCCATCGTGTACCCGCTTTTCGAGCGGTCTGCCGTCTCGGCGTACCTGCTGTTCGGAATCACGATCGGCCTCGTGCCCCTGCTCGGCCTGATCGCCGCCTCGGTCGCCGAGGGCTCGGCCCTCGGGCGCCTGCTCGGCAAGGATCCGACAGCGTCAGGCTCCAACGACATCCGCCGCGACAAGCTGAGCGACGGCTGGCATCGGTTCCTCGACAGCCCGATCGCCGGATCCGGATTCGAAGGCAACCTCAGCTATCACAACATCTTCCTGCAGGTGCCGATCGCCATCGGCGTCCTCGGCTTTGCCGCGTGGCTGGTGATGCTCTGCGCCTTCATCTCGCCGCTCTTCGGCAACTCGCCGTACCGCCGGTTCGGCTATGTCGCACTGGCCTACCTCGCCATCGGGCTCACCGAACCGCTGCTCTTCGACCGGGTTGCCTGGGTTCCGATGAGCTTCGTCCTGCTTGCCGCACTGGCACCCTCACGTGGCCCGACCGAGGGCGCTGAGTCCGCTGAGGTCTCCGGCAGCAGCGCGACGCCGGCCCACCCCTTGCGCTGA